A portion of the Malania oleifera isolate guangnan ecotype guangnan chromosome 3, ASM2987363v1, whole genome shotgun sequence genome contains these proteins:
- the LOC131150980 gene encoding protein FAR1-RELATED SEQUENCE 5-like, whose amino-acid sequence MDFVVDDDANGEVVGNSVDVEGRSCDGNEMGASSVEVAFQLGEDEKIKQDLSGSDFGGNEIVPVDEPYVGQEFESEAAAHAFYNAYATRVGFIIRVSKLSRSRRDGSAIGRALVCNREGFRMPDKREKIVRQRAETRVGCRAMILVRKVSSGKWVVTKFVKEHTHALTPGKGRRDLLYDQYPNEHDKIRELSQQLAIEKKRAATYKRHLETVFEYIEEHNESLSKKIQHIVDSVREMESKDQQRHR is encoded by the exons A TGGATTTTGTGGTTGATGATGATGCTAATGGTGAGGTGGTGGGGAATTCTGTTGATGTGGAGGGCAGGTCTTGTGACGGAAATGAAATGGGAGCAAGTTCTGTTGAGGTCGCATTTCAACTGGGTGAGGATGAAAAAATAAAGCAGGATTTATCTGGAAGTGATTTTGGAGGAAATGAAATAGTTCCTGTAGATGAGCCCTATGTTGGTCAGGAATTTGAATCTGAAGCAGCTGCGCATGCATTTTATAATGCATATGCAACACGTGTGGGATTCATCATTCGAGTGAGCAAGCTTTCTCGATCGAGGCGTGACGGATCTGCTATTGGTCGGGCACTTGTTTGTAATAGAGAGGGTTTCAGAATGCCTGATAAGCGTGAAAAAATTGTTAGACAAAGAGCAGAGACGAGGGTGGGTTGCAGGGCAATGATTTTGGTAAGAAAAGTAAGTTCAGGAAAATGGGTTGTCACAAAATTCGTGAAGGAGCACACTCATGCTTTGACACCTGGCAAAGGCCGAAGAGATTTACTTTATGATCAATATCCG AATGAGCATGATAAGATACGGGAGCTATCTCAGCAGCTGGCCATTGAGAAAAAACGAGCTGCAACTTATAAAAGGCATCTGGAAACAGTTTTTGAGTACATTGAGGAGCACAACGAGAGTCTGTCAAAGAAAATCCAGCACATAGTAGACAGTGTGAGGGAAATGGAATCCAAGGATCAGCAGAGGCATAGATAA